A single region of the Grus americana isolate bGruAme1 chromosome 3, bGruAme1.mat, whole genome shotgun sequence genome encodes:
- the STON1 gene encoding stonin-1 produces MCSTNPANWVTFDDEPLFQSPQKSVDNQSSCKANGLKLNLSSVHESSSRSSSTGSTPLSSPVVDFYLSPGPPSNSPLTTPTRDYPGSPCISKPGIHILYPIPEWPSNVNLLPSPGICSSLTSQKPSSLPLNTLPNDHPVKTSASKSTDLGCCEALGELSLAPGRFPYFQSDCAFSSPFWKEGCSLSTPPANVSTHRKDKALDKSVCHPKDKEPCHDQKSLNQGSFNYICERLEHLQADSCDAVGSPPVSSAHAWHKLSPAVPRSLFRSRKADGWPFMLRIPEKKNMMSSRQWGPIYLSVLAGGVLQMYYEKGLEKPFKEFQLHPHCKLSEPKLESYNVSGKIHTVKIECVSYTEKRRYHPKVEVIHEPEVEQMLKLGTTDYNDFTDFLVTVEEELMKLPAISRQKRNYEEQEMTLEIVDNFWGKVTKAEGKLVESAVITHIYCLCFVNGSADCFLTLNDLELQKRDERYFEKEEEKKWIDILDFHFHNCVKAQEFEQSRIIKFIPPDAYRLELMRFRTRYNGQDLPFSVKAAVVVQGAYVELQAFINMSSTAPIPARLPSVKYCENVMIRFPVPTQWVKALWTMNLQRQKSLKAKMNRRACLGSSHEVESDPVIQVSVGTAKYESAYRAVVWKIDRLPDKNSSSDHPHSLSYKLELGSDQEIPSDWYPFATVQFVVHDTCASRTEVKSLGIESDLQPQKHVVQKAFYNCQVEIEKKWIRLDGEDPDKAGNCLMQ; encoded by the exons ATGTGTTCCACAAATCCAGCAAATTGGGTCACCTTCGATGACGAGCCACTCTTCCAGTCGCCTCAGAAATCAGTTGATAATCAGAGTAGTTGTAAAGCAAATGGCCTGAAACTTAATCTGTCTAGCGTGCATGAATCTTCAAGTAGGTCATCTTCTACAGGCAGCACTCCACTGTCGTCTCCTGTAGTTGACTTCTACCTAAGTCCTGGACCCCCCAGCAACTCTCCACTTACTACACCTACCAGAGACTACCCAGGAAGTCCATGCATCTCAAAGCCTGGGATTCACATCCTTTATCCCATCCCTGAATGGCCATCAAACGTTAACCTTCTTCCATCACCCGGGATTTGCTCATCCCTAACCTCACAGAAACCGAGCAGCCTTCCTTTGAACACCCTGCCTAATGACCACCCAGTTAAGACTTCAGCCTCCAAATCAACAGACTTAGGATGCTGCGAGGCATTAGGAGAGTTGTCGTTGGCACCCGGGCGCTTCCCATACTTCCAGAGCGACTGTGCTTTTTCCAGTCCCTTTTGGAAGGAAGGATGCTCGCTCAGCACGCCACCAGCTAATGTTAGCACGCACAGGAAGGACAAAGCGCTCGACAAGAGCGTCTGTCATCCTAAAGACAAAGAACCTTGCCATGATCAGAAAAGCCTTAACCAGGGCTCCTTCAACTACATCTGCGAGAGGCTCGAACACCTGCAAGCTGATAGCTGCGACGCCGTGGGAAGCCCACCCGTCTCCAGCGCTCACGCATGGCACAAGCTCTCCCCCGCCGTCCCACGCAGCCTCTTCAGGAGCAGGAAAGCGGATGGGTGGCCATTCATGCTGAGGATTCCCGAAAAGAAGAACATGATGTCGTCTCGGCAATGGGGCCCTATTTACCTTAGCGTCCTAGCCGGAGGTGTGTTGCAGATGTATTATGAAAAGGGCCTGGAGAAACCTTTCAAGGAATTCCAGCTGCACCCACACTGTAAGCTGTCTGAACCCAAATTAGAGAGCTATAATGTCTCAGGGAAAATCCATACCGTGAAGATCGAGTGCGTGTCttacacagagaaaaggaggtaCCATCCCAAAGTAGAAGTGATCCATGAGCCGGAGGTTGAGCAGATGTTAAAGCTGGGCACCACAGATTATAATGACTTCACCGATTTCCTCGTCACGGTCGAGGAAGAGCTTATGAAACTTCCTGCCATTTCTAGACAAAAGAGGAATTATGAAGAGCAAGAAATGACTCTGGAAATAGTGGATAACTTTTGGGGGAAAGTCACtaaggcagaaggaaaactcGTAGAAAGTGCCGTCATCACGCACATTTACTGCTTGTGTTTTGTGAACGGAAGTGCCGACTGCTTTCTAACCCTGAATGACCTGGAGCTCCAGAAGAGGGACGAGCGTTACTtcgagaaggaggaggagaagaagtGGATCGATATTCTTGATTTCCATTTCCATAATTGTGTCAAAGCGCAGGAATTTGAGCAATCGCGAATTATTAAGTTTATTCCCCCGGACGCCTACAGGCTGGAACTGATGCGTTTCAGGACACGGTATAATGGGCAAGACCTTCCCTTTTCTGTGAAGGCTGCGGTAGTGGTTCAGGGGGCATACGTTGAACTTCAGGCTTTTATAAACATGTCTTCAACTGCTCCGATCCCAGCGCGTTTACCTTCTGTGAAATACTGTGAAAACGTTATGATACGCTTTCCTGTTCCCACGCAGTGGGTCAAAGCACTTTGGACCATGAACCTGCAAAGGCAGAAGTCcctcaaagcaaaaatgaataGGAGAGCGTGCCTTGGCTCTTCACATGAGGTTGAATCTGATCCCGTAATACAAGTCTCGGTTGGAACAGCAAAATACGAGAGTGCCTACAGGGCTGTCGTGTGGAAGATAGACAGGCTGCCAGATAAAAACTCAA gtTCAGATCATCCGCACAGCCTGTCTTACAAACTGGAACTCGGATCAGACCAGGAAATCCCGTCTGACTGGTATCCATTTGCTACTGTCCAGTTTGTCGTTCACGATACCTGTGCCTCGAGAACAGAAGTCAAGTCACTGGGCATAGAGAGCGACCTGCAGCCCCAGAAACACGTGGTTCAGAAAGCTTTTTACAATTGCCAG GTTGAAATTGAAAAGAAGTGGATTAGGCTTGATGGAGAAGATCCAGATAAGGCAGGCAACTGCCTAATGCAGTAA